Genomic DNA from Chaetodon trifascialis isolate fChaTrf1 chromosome 19, fChaTrf1.hap1, whole genome shotgun sequence:
agaaaggcccctttccttgagcagcaggcaccaaaggcatggtagaggacacgccaccagcgtCCACAgtgggatttgaaccggggccttctagctgtgaggcgacagtgttaccacttgttccaccatgccacctaaATGTAGTAAATGCATATGTAGGCCAACTGACATCTGGTTATGGTAGTTTGTGAAGTGTCACCTTACCTTAATCGATTTAGAATCTACAGTAATCTAATCTCTAAATGCAACAGAAGTCTAAGGGAGTGTTGCAACTCTCTTTTTCAATGTCACTGGGTTAGAATGCATTGAAATTGACTGAAAGTGCTCACACTCTTTGAGTGAGGCCAGTTTGTGATGCTGCAAGGGTGCTAACAGAGTGTGGACACACACTGTGGGTtctaaaaaaatgaaaaatggtgCTGATGAGGCAAACAATTTACAAGtctttaaaaagcatttttgttttaatagcACTTGTAGTTGTATACAATACAAATGActcattttctttaaatattgAAGAATAGCACCATTTTTTAGCAGAAAGCATATTTTAAGTTTACATGGATTTTGAACACAAAATGTATTAGAAAAGACTGCCTTTAACAGCCACTAGGAATAGTGCATAATAAAATATCAGTACACATCAAATTTCCCCCAGAACCATTTTTAGAAGGATATACTTCTACGTCTCCTTGTTATTTGTGTTCCTAGCCTGTTAAACAGAGGATGAACATGACTCTTTTCATTGGACATTGTGACCACCACTGAATCAGTAGGGCTGACGTTGTTGAGTGTCCCTGAGCTCCTTAATATAGTTGATACACTTGATACAGAAAACCTGTCACTcctttgtgtgggtgtgttcatTCCATGGATATCTATATCTATCTCTGTCACTGAATCAATATTTGGATTGGAGATGAGTCGCCATCTCCTCAGAATCCTCtccagtttgtcagtttttgacCCCCAAAATGCTTCGTAGCACTTGGGtaaaaaatggcagaaaattaTACCATAGCTGGATACTAGAATGGCTGAAGCCTGCACAGGAGTGCCTTTTTCATGGTTGGTGATATAGACTGGGATAAAACACACCCATACAAACAAGTACATCAACATGCTAAAAATGATGTAGCCTGTTTCGCTGAACTCCTGAGGAACCTTCCTGCTTTTGAAGGCCAAGAGGAAGCCAACCAGTGCTAGCAGAGCTATGTAGCTCAGCATAATGCCAAAACCTATGTATGTGGCACCTTCACTACACTGGActattttcttcatgttttgtgGGGATGGAGGGGTATCATCAATATCAGGAGAATCAAAGATGAGccagagaagacagatgatCCCCTGGAGAGTAGTTATGAAAACAACAATTACAGGAGGCTTGTAAAGTTTGTGTAGTCGCCTGTTTGTCATCCGACCAAAGGGAAGGAAAGCCAGGAAGGTACGAAAAGCCTTGACTAGgatgcaggaaacacacagggtgaAGCCCATTGCATACATTAGCTGGCGGGCCCGGCAGAGATGGACACTGGGCTTGCCCATGAAGCATATCACGCTTGCAAAGCTCACTGCCAGTCCAGCCATCATCACACAGGACAATTTCACCTCAGCTCTTTTCATTGGCAGGGAATCTCTGTACACCAAAAAGATGACGAAGGTAACCAACAAGAGCAAGATGCCAAAGGCTGCAGCTGCCATCATGGCAATGGGATGAGGATCACTCCATTGCAGAAAGGACTCCCATCTTGGCTTGCACTGATTCCAACCCTTGAGAGACCAAGTTCCAATGGGACACCTTTTGCAGTCACGAAGATCTGTTAGAAAAGATGGTGAGGTTTATTATAGGCAAAACAAGGCCATTCTGCTAAATCTGCTGGACGCAGAGATAGAAATAATATAATACACAATATACTTTACTTTGTATATACTTTGAAAGAGACTTCGTGTGGACAGCGTCATTCAGATGTATGCCTACCCTATACTCTGGTGTCCAAAGTTGGTTTGAATGTTGAAGCtaaaattgaatttaaaatcAACATGTCAATCAGGCATACCCCAGGCATCTGAATAGGTACCCTCCAAACACAGGGTGCAGTTGTAACAGCAGGATACGTTCAGGATCTTCTTTACTGAGCCAGGCGGGCAGCGCTCTGAGCATCTAGACTGAGGGATCTGAGAGACAAAGCAAGAGGACAACCTGTAGCTGATCAGTCTGTAGACAGATGGCCTGTAGATGTTTAAACTAGCCTTTGTTTTACTAAATTCAGTCTTTctaaaaaacacataataaaacatACTATTTTTGGTCATATTCAAATGTAGATGTAAGAGCCTCTACTACTGTAAAATACAGCATTGTTAGCATTCAATAACTACAGTTTCCCTGGGTCTTAACCACAGGCATTCTCTCAAAACCTCATGTGAACTGTAGGTGCTAAATTTAACAGCAAAGAATTGTTGTTTTATCAAATGACTCTGTGGTCCAGTGTAACATAGCTTAACTACTATGACTAGATTCTCCTTTTCATTCTGGTAAGGACACTGATGGTCCCTGTATGATGTGGTAAGGGTTCATTGTGCTTACACCAAACGAGGTCATACAATATGTTGTCCCATCACAACTAAAGGCAAACTGCCTGCTTGATCTCTCTTcaagaaatgtgtcatttgcaCATCTATGTAGTCCGTGTTATTAATCACATGAATGGGGAGAGCAGCAAACTTTGGGACAGTCTCTTCTTGAAGGCATTCATGATGTTGCACTTGTTTATTCACTTGAAACGTGAGAGAAGTTGTTATTTGAAAAAGAATTAAAACTGATCTTATGAGAGAAATAAGAACCGGCCTTCATAAGGTGAGTATAATTGGAGAATTGCCTGTTTCAGAAGTGTGTCTATGATGATTCCACTGATAGAGTGCATAGTATGACATAACAAGCACTTAGTTTAAAGCATGAGGATTTTAAAGCCTTTAGTGACCATGTGATCTTTTCTCTTCAGATAATGTCTTGCCTAAGGACATAGATGGTAACTACACCGTCTATTGCAGCAGTTAAACCTGTGAGTCAATACTGAGTATGGTGTTGTCTTACCGTGGTATTGGTTGCAGAAAGCCAGGTGAAATTTTCCACATCTAGTTCTATTTGTTCATCAAGGACATTGTAGTTCCCAATCTTTTTAAGTCTTCTGTGGTGACTATCCCTTTCCCACATGATCAGATCATAACCACTTACGAAATCACCATTTTTGTCAAAGAAGAAATTCTGGTTGTCAAGCTCAAACTTAACCCTCTTTAGTTCTTTAAGAAGCTGCAAAGCAAGGGACAGAATGTAAATTAAAACTGTCCTTTTGCAGAGATTGGTCACTGTAACACATAATTGCCCAAACTATTATTCAGGAGAATTCAAAGTCAAAAAAATATAAGCAAGCTGCACTTCACAAGTTTGAATCTGGTCTCATCAGATGAAATCAATTCTCACCTTCCATGGTGGGAAGTTAATTTCTCCCATGCATAAAGAATTGTTGCACTTCAGTAGTGTTTTGAGAGCATTTGCTATGGCCCTCACTGCTATTTTGGTAGGCAGGGCTTCACTTGTATCCAGAGCCTTTACAAGATAGTCATCATTTTGTTCTTGGGGATCCTTGAAATTGCATGCATTGCCAGATTTAATTTTCAGGAGGTCAGGTGTGGGACAATAGGATGGAGGCTTGTTTGAGAAACATTCTGATGTGCAGTTGAATCTCAGATTCTTGTATTCTTCGATGAAGTGGTTATATCCTCTTGGGGTCACTGTAAGATTCTTAAGATAATTATCAAATGATTCACTCTTGCCTGCAACAAAGGTAAAGCCCAAGATGTCCCCAACCTTGTTGATGCCATCCATTTGGGCAAGGGACCAGCTTCTGGACCAGGCATCACTAGCAATCCAGATCCTTGATGTGTTGGTCCTGATCATTTCCTTGAAGAGGACCTTCACCAGGTCTACCTTGAGGATTAGCAGTACCACCTGGGCACTGGAGGAACGGATCTGCTGAGTGACCTGCTCAACACGTTGCATGCTGAGTGAATGATCAAGGTAATGAGGCAACATCTCTTCATAGGCCAAACACACATTATTTGCCTCAGCATCCTTGAGAAAGCTCTGGAAGGCTGATCTGCCATATTCATCATCCCCATAAACAACCCCGACCCAGTTCCAGTCATAATGATGCATAATTTTTGCCACGGCTTTGGTCTGATGCTTATCACTTGGAATAGTGCGCATAAAAGCAGGGTAGCGCAGCTTATCACTCAGTTCTGGTGAAGATGATGTGCTGCTCAGCTGATAATGAGATAAAATTATACAAGAAGAATTTTAAACCCTACACACAAAAAGCTTGTATGTACTGGAAACATGGTTTAAATTTGAGAAAACAGACTGTAAATGTACACTCCTAAAATGTTATGTTATAGCACCCagcaaaatatattttgaatttcAACAATAGGAGTACTTCAAATCTTAGTACATTtagtaaaaattaaaaaaaaaaaaaaaaaaaatcttaagaGCTTGGCagtaaaatgtatttgctgatCAGATAGCGTTTGTGACTTACTAGAGGGACCATGTACACATTCAGCAGTCTGGCCACAGCAATGGACACCTCAGAGTACAATGCTCCTAAAATAATCTTGACGCTGGGCCTGAAGTCAATGTAGTCGCACTTCACATTTAGAGACCTGTTGACTGCGAGCATGTGCCCCACATTCTGCAGTGCTTTGCTTGCATATGAGCATGTGTCACACATCAAATATCCAAGACGGACTCCTGGAAGGAAGCCAGCTGCATTTATCTCCTCAATTTCATGAATTGCAGCCAAGGATATCATAAATGATGAGAGATCAAAACTGAAAGTTGACAGTTTGAAAACATATGACATTATATGTATTTGAGCAactggaagaaaacacaaaatacacagtTTTATACATGTAAAACTTTAAAGACAGTTTACTGATTGTGGAATGacttgttttcattgattgatttcatggttaaaataaacagtaataaaACTGAGACTGTTTTGAAGTGCActcacagacataaaaaaataacagaataaatgaaaaagatgTCATGGCAAAGACATCATAGATGGCTGAAAAGATGTAGCCTGAAGACAGAGCTTATTACATTAATCCCTCTCACAATACAAAAATTATAAAGAAATGGgaaatattttgaatatttagcCTCTTTATCTTCATATAACATAATGGAATGTATGCCActcatgattatttttattttttgtttattatttctatttaatTATGTCTAGTGTACTAGCCAGTAGTGACATTGTGAATGTTCTATACCCGGTGTTAATGAATAAGATTGTTTGAATAGGTTGTTTGTAGATAACATCACGtctctcttttgttgtggcatgagctgcagatggagggccagaagtgattttctgcataggaaacATTATAGCACACACTCAAAAATGCCTGTAGTTCACATTGTTTATGGTTGCTTTTATTGAGTCCCAAATGTTCCTCTTTATAATATAAGGGTCATTTCCAACATATGATCTGATTTTCTGTAtgtacctttctctcataattcCATATACACTAGCCTACCTTCCTTCATCTTCCTTCATCTCATCCATTGCAGTTTAcacttctggccctccatctgaatttacCGTTGTTAAAGAAAACAGTAGTTTCAATAAACTGCTAACATCATTTTCCCCAAGGAAGATATTTGTTATTGTtacaagaacaaaaaacactaCGGCCCACATACTTAAAATGAAAGATACACTTCCTTACACATATATGACTACCATCTAACTGAATGACGATCTCTGTTCTTGTACTCACTCTGAGCAGTGGAAGCTTTCAGGTCTAATCCGGTCATTAAGAGCCTTCACTTTACGATGACATGGAAACAAGATACCTATCACAACATCCCCAGGACCTTGGGCCCCACAAATGGACTGAGCAGAGTTACATACATCCACAGGAGCCGGGATGCTAGTCAGCATTatgagagctgagaggaggctGCACAGCAGGCACTTCTGCATCTTGAATGGTGCAGGTCAAAAAGCACTTCAGGGATGTGCAGGAACACTTTTAATCTCTCAAAAGGAATTTGGGAGGTGCTAGGCACATGCACAGTGCATACAAGAAACCTGTTTTAAAGCGGGACTGAAAAgagtatttaattcatcagaTGTCATCCTCCAGGCATTTCCCACACAGGTGCTGGCACAAGGAAGCAAAGTATCAAAGAATATCTTGAATTAACACAATTGTTGCATAAAATAATGAAGAATACTGAATGCTGTCCAGGATCCTTTGGCAGTCCTTGAGAGTAGGTGTCTcagagaataaatgaataaatcaaccAATCAGCCAAGAAATACTGGCTATCTATTTGCCCCTTATtagcataaaaacaatagaatgcTTCAATTCTTCTCtcttttggaatttcccctcatgggactaaaaaaggaatattgaattgaataaatactGTCTATGCTTTTTGAACCAGTATGCTCTTTGTttgctgtgacagcagtgtttgtgttcactgcTTGGCTGTCCTCACTTCTCTTTCCAGGAAGTCTGAGTGTAGAACTGAGAGCCTGTCAATGATGCACATGGTGACTGACTTGCTGTCAGACTGGAATTGGTTGTGCAAAAATCAGACAGGCAAGAAAACCTATGAGCAGGGCTGTCACAAAGGGGGTTTTCGGGCCCAGAGCAGAACCACCACTACACAGGTAAACTTTTATCaacctttttattttatactgGCGGAACCAGATTAGCAACAAAAAGTACAGTCTCTGGTATTGTGCAGGGAAAAAAACATCCAAcagtcacaggcaggcaaagacTTGGGACGTGCAGAATATAAAGTCTTAGAGTCTCTGTAAGTGTTTAGTGTGGCATACACCAAATACTCAGGCAAAAGGCTAAGGTAGTTACCGGGGAATAGGAGAACAGTTGTGGTCAGAAACAGGCCTGGTTAGCAACAGGAgctctgtccattaaatatcGCTGGAGGGTCTTGCATGAGAACAAAGATCGTCTGGCCACAGcgagtgtggcagagcagcgTATATGCTGCACTGATAGCAATGAgtgtcaggtgtgtgatcaggtgagccagcaggtgggtgtggctgcgagtggaaaagtactgatggcactggtgagcagatgaggaaacaatAGCAGCAGGTAAGAACTGAATATATTGTGACACAGGGCATATGAGATCAGAGCCAGCACAACTAGCATGATAAAGACAGCATTCCACGGAGTGTGGAATTATATACCTTGCTCATAGGGTATTAGGCACAGGTCATGATATGTAGGATGGTCCTTGCCCCGAAGTATCAATCAGAACACAGGAAGTCAGGATAAATCACTTTATCCTTAGTGTAATGTTCATCTTGGTGTAGTCTCTTGGGGTGAAAGAGGGGTGACAATGGTGTCAATGGGAGAGTGGAGGGGGGTTGGAGGGGGGACATGAGGTAATAAAAGGATGTGTCCAGGGCCGTTGCATTGGGGTGCCGGGCCCTGTGCGAACTTGAAATGCGAGACCCTGCTTTTTGACATGGATGTGCAATTGCGCATGAATAACAGTGACACGGACACAGCTATTCTGGTTCTACTGCACACATAATCTCGCTGCAATATGTTTTTAtcaagtagaataatacagcataatcatacacatagtctcagctatgactttttgctatttatttcaaaggggcGAAAAATCAACTATGCAAcgagtggctttacatcaagtcagctcagtcactttatttttggcatcttgacattttaaagaagtaggtaaggacacttttcattcataatataggttcattttcattacaactatacacaacatatgtactgcactgtaactctaacaaatgAGATGGACtctgatcatgtcagagtcactttcccTGCCTTCTTGGCCATAAACTCAGCAATGAGATCTTcataatccagtttggatgtGTCGTGaaatgtgaaggccaaatgcacaaaccacaatcagacccaaaacactcaaaaatagccgtccaattgttttcaaagaaatccttcttttttaacaaaatgcccaataaagataaaaattgtaaaaatccCATAAAGATAAAGGGTGTTGAATAAAAATAGAGgatgtccaataaaaatgaaaaagagttGAATAGAATAAAAAGGTGTCCGATAAGAACGAAACTCTGCGGGAGTCAGAAGTCTGATAAGAGTCCAATGAGAATAAaactgcaggagtcagaagtccgaggagcaaaaatattttattgtgcaCAACAAAggggaacacgctcagaaacacaaaagtgcaATCCTGACGAGCTCCGAagtacaatggtcagtgctctatttTTATACACTTCAGCTAGGTGTTTACCACGCCCTGTgggcatcttttgttttttgtgagttGCTTCTCATCTTACACCGTAAGGTCATCTCAGGGCAGCTGCCCTGACCTTAAAATCCCCTATCTTTCCCAGATTTGCATGGTTACATCAAAGGTGCATCCCAAGGAGGCAGaacaatttatttttctctcttttcttcccaaattacatcattatcttttggtttacaactttattgcaggcacagagtgtataacaggaagcataaaaacaatactttggtcATTAAGTACACATAAAGTGATTATGAGaactttcaatccatcagtgattatagtaaacacacaaagaatatatgctttaaggttacttcaggacaatgaggttatgttaggtcacacagagtagcagctgcccaaacacctgcacaccccacgaaggggggtttcaaaatctcaggaGTAGCAGCTGCCCATACACCTGCAAGGtcacgaaggggggtttcaaaatctcaggaGTAGCAACTGCCCATacacctgcaaggccacgaaggggggtttcaaaatctcgGGCTACGAACACTGTCCTCAAAATCTCAGACCATGAGCATTCTCCTTCCGTCATATCCATGATCACTCTGCCTTCTGTCTCAGTGTATCACAGATTCATGCTCAGTATATCGGCTGTGGCCAGGTGTCATTCTGAGGGCAGtgcatcacaataacacacttcatcagagctactataatataaggctcaacaaatctatcttcttcagtcatttgctaccattgaTTATAACACTATATTCTATTTCTTCAGTGAATACATGACATCATtacatatctgttagaaaaatttACACTACagatgcaatgtccttttcaactgaCAGGAGGGCATGCCCACACAGTCTTTCCTGTGACATGGAGGTGCGGAAATAATAGAAAAGCTTTGCTCCACTGATGCTGGAAAAGTCAATAGGATCCTGAGCGCAATCTCACAGTTAGGGAAAGTTACTTCAATCCCTTTGAGGGAACGAagtgttttaaatgctgtagttgttccctttgggattatctctcGAAGTATCTGCAACTCCGCGAAGAAGTCCAGTGCATCTATATCCTGAGATTTGGATGTGCTCAGAGCATCACTCATTCTTGTGCACTGTCTTTGCAGGTCAGTCTCCTCCATTTCACACAGTTTGGTCTGAtcaaaaagaaatccaaacaaGTTGCCAAACTCCTGCATTTGTGTAAAACAGGTATGGAGAGCAGTGATAACCTGGTCCACTATCACATAGGCCTAATGACATAGCGACAATGAAataatgtgaccttgacagagacagacaaaatcatatataactaatgtatttatttaaaaaatataaataaaaaaaaaccctaagcAGGATTGCAGGCATGAGGCCCCCTAGCGGCGCGAGGCCTTGTGCGGttgcacagttcacacagtCCATGCAACAGCTCTGGGTGTGTCAGTGTCAATTAATGGGAGAGTGGTGGGGGTTGTAGGGGGGCCACGAGGGGGTGTGAGGGACCAAG
This window encodes:
- the olfcb1 gene encoding olfactory receptor CB1; this translates as MQKCLLCSLLSALIMLTSIPAPVDVCNSAQSICGAQGPGDVVIGILFPCHRKVKALNDRIRPESFHCSDFDLSSFMISLAAIHEIEEINAAGFLPGVRLGYLMCDTCSYASKALQNVGHMLAVNRSLNVKCDYIDFRPSVKIILGALYSEVSIAVARLLNVYMVPLLSSTSSSPELSDKLRYPAFMRTIPSDKHQTKAVAKIMHHYDWNWVGVVYGDDEYGRSAFQSFLKDAEANNVCLAYEEMLPHYLDHSLSMQRVEQVTQQIRSSSAQVVLLILKVDLVKVLFKEMIRTNTSRIWIASDAWSRSWSLAQMDGINKVGDILGFTFVAGKSESFDNYLKNLTVTPRGYNHFIEEYKNLRFNCTSECFSNKPPSYCPTPDLLKIKSGNACNFKDPQEQNDDYLVKALDTSEALPTKIAVRAIANALKTLLKCNNSLCMGEINFPPWKLLKELKRVKFELDNQNFFFDKNGDFVSGYDLIMWERDSHHRRLKKIGNYNVLDEQIELDVENFTWLSATNTTIPQSRCSERCPPGSVKKILNVSCCYNCTLCLEGTYSDAWDLRDCKRCPIGTWSLKGWNQCKPRWESFLQWSDPHPIAMMAAAAFGILLLLVTFVIFLVYRDSLPMKRAEVKLSCVMMAGLAVSFASVICFMGKPSVHLCRARQLMYAMGFTLCVSCILVKAFRTFLAFLPFGRMTNRRLHKLYKPPVIVVFITTLQGIICLLWLIFDSPDIDDTPPSPQNMKKIVQCSEGATYIGFGIMLSYIALLALVGFLLAFKSRKVPQEFSETGYIIFSMLMYLFVWVCFIPVYITNHEKGTPVQASAILVSSYGIIFCHFLPKCYEAFWGSKTDKLERILRRWRLISNPNIDSVTEIDIDIHGMNTPTQRSDRFSVSSVSTILRSSGTLNNVSPTDSVVVTMSNEKSHVHPLFNRLGTQITRRRRSISF